One Euleptes europaea isolate rEulEur1 chromosome 16, rEulEur1.hap1, whole genome shotgun sequence genomic window, TCGTATCAGTAAACCAACAAATTTTAATCCCATGCTACCTCGAGGATTATCATGGtcgcaaaacaacaacaaaaagacccTCTGGGGTGGCAACTTGAAATGGACGGTCTTTTTCAAAGTGCAGCGTGATTTTTGTATTTAGATCTTCACCTGCTTTGTGGGACAATGAGGCAATACCTTcttccagaggggaaaaaaaaccttgtgcTTATAAGCCACTGTGCCACTGGAAGCTATGGCTACTTCCTATGAAACCACACCAGCCTGAACTCCTACATACATGTGGACTACTTTATCTATGCAGGAGGGGCAACTCCAAGCAAGAACTCTTGCTATAGCAGAACCCAAGCCATTTTCAAATCTTTACCTTGCCCAGAAAGTTCAGATGGCCACTTTGTTTACAAGCGCAACCTAACCAATTCAGAACTGCCGTTCTTTTTGCCCAAGAAGTGGGGCGGGAGGACAAGACTCTTCCAAGAAGCGTTCGAATCATCCCCAAAGATAGCAAGAAACAGAAAAAACGCAATTGCAAAAACACAAATGGGATCTCTTAGTCTGTCGCTTGTCAATCCAAGCGTCTGCCTCGGGAAGCAGACATTTGACCTCTTTCAGGGTATTCAATCCATGTGCAATGGGCCTTTTTGTAAATATAATATACACACATAATAATTGGTCTACAAGAATTTATACAGGTTCCCCTGGTGTACGTTTACAAACGTTTGCAGGTTGCAAGAAGCGGCTGCTTTATGTCTGGGAAGGTATCTGCTCCTTTAGGAGAGGTTTCCGTGGTTCAAGTGGTTGAATTATCTGAAAGTCCTCGTTTTGATGGCCAGCACGGGCATCGCTGACCCACCGCGTCCGTCCTCCAGTTCAAAAGATCTGAAGATGCAGGCTTTGGAAAACAGTGGAGAAGGCCGAAAGAACCAAAGGGTGCAGGAAGCCCCTGAACATGCTTCCTGGCAGGCCCTTCCAAAACAAGACAaatcagaggaagaggagaaaacagCTGTTCCGTTCCATCCGCTACATCCGGTTTAGAGGAAAGGTGTTCCATCGCAAGTGCTGTAGTTGCGCGTGGTGCGTTCtgtcctcttctctttcctcctgGGAGAAAGGCAGCCTTCTCAGGGGACTGGGAAAGAGGGTGGCTCATCACAGATGGCTCATCACGATGCAGGAATGGCGGAaaggctggaaaactggggagCGGTGGAAGCAGGAGCACAGCTGCTTGGAAAGGGGGACTTTACATGTGCCCAGAGGCACTGGAAGGACACGGTGCTCATTCACCTAGTGAACCACGTGTAGGAGGAGCCTTAATGTGTTTCCCCAAGACAACACAGGGCCATGAGAGGGTcacagttaaatggtgggactccctgccccaggatgtggtgatggctgccaacttggagggctttaagaggggaatggacatgttcatggaggagaggggtattcatggctactggtaaaaatggatactagtaatcatgatgcatacctattctttccaggatcagaggagcatgcccattatattaggtgctgtggcacacaggcaggatggtgctgctgcagtcgtcttgtttgggggcttcctagaggcacctggttggccactgtgtgaacagacttgatggtccttggtctgatccaacatggccattcttatgttcatCTTGGGAAAACAGGTATGACAGGGGGCAAGTGGGGAAGGGTGCCAGGGCTTTGTGGAGGGCTCCACGCACATGCCAGAGGAACCATCTTTTCTGGGGGCACTGTGCCAGGCCCCTCAACTGAGAGGGAAGATGGACCGAGCACGCAAAAGGAGAGAAAACAGGGTGTGACAGGACACACAAAAGCGAGTGACCTAAACAGACACCCCACACTGCGTGCAAGGTGGCCGTTGGAAAGTGCTAGATGTGCTCAGCGCACTGGGTACAGAGAAGGTCACCGGGGACATTCATGACGCTCTCTGGCAAAGCTAAAGACGTGTGGAATAAGGACCTCCCCTGCCATCCCATGTACAGAAGGCATTCTTTGGATGCGCAAGTTAGGGGTACAGGAGTTTACCATTcagaggctgcttccacacagatgtTTTGCTCCACATCGGCATTCTCAAAGCAGCAATGTTTTCGGGAGCATCCACGTGATGTCTATTTGTCATGCCCCCGCCCCTCCAAATACACATActgtgctgtgatctttcccaaacctggtttgccaTGCTCTTTTTGGAAGGATCACAAGCAGAGTGCCTTTGGACGCCATGTGGGCAGGAACGTGAATATTTTAGCAGGTCCCACCCACAACAGCACCATTATCTTTACCTCAGCCCGCTCCCCTGCCACACCTACCCCCAcagggattggggggagggggttaaactGATAATGGACTAATAGCCATAGCAGTATAACATAATGACCTAACCTCacctcaccgggttgttgttAGGCTAAAAGTGGAGGCACAGAGAATGACGTGATAAGTTCACCAAGAGGGAGAAAAGTTGcctataaatttaaaaatatcaACAAAATAATCATCTATAGAAGAAAAATAGTAGtccccaccttttttctttttgttttaaagaagtcTCTGGCTTTAGTTCAGCTCTTATGACagcccacaggccattcagaagccGAATAAAACACTGTTATAAAATTATCTCCGTAAAATCTTAGCGTACATCATTCATCTTAAAATAACTACTAATTTAAGGGTTTAAAGTCTCTAGCCATTTTTCCTTGCGAAGCTATAAAGCAAAATGTGCAGGCTGCATATTTCCCCGTATAACTTCGCAACAAAAGGGCCTGatttttaccccaaaaaatggaagctgggaaCTGGTAAGTTGTTACAGTCGATTACTATAGcgctataacattataacaatctagcaattcctaatttccccccaaaaagcccTTGGGTGCAGGGAAGAGAAAACGGTGGCTAAGAAAACAGTGGCTAAGACAAAGAAAGCTTCTGCATGGAGTCTTTGTTATCATTGCAAACGCCTCTGCATTTGCAAGAGCTACACATGGAGAAAGCATCTGCATGTGAAAGCAGGCAGAATCATGAAGGGACCATCACACAATAAATCTGTGGGGAAAGTCGGAATACACCAGGGAGGTGCTCAACTATTGTGAGGTGAGCGAGGCTTCCCTTGCCGAGACTACGCATGGAGAACAACTGTACCTTGCAGAGTTACATAGAAGGGGTGGCTTTACTATACAGAGATCTGTTTTTCATTACAGGTCTGATTTAAACGTGATGCTGGTGAGGCAGAAGTCACGCCTGCAGCTTGGCATTCACCCTTTAAACCGGCGCAAAGCGGCACTGTGAACCGAGTTAGCGTGCCCAAGGGCCGTCGCCAAGGCGGTTTCCACACTGATGCCCTAGTGAAGCACCTGTCAATGAACTGCACAGGTAGCAGCCGAGCTTGGGCCCAATTTAACACAGAGGGTGGCAAGGCGGAAGACTTCCCCAGGCTCCCTTTTGTTTCAGGGGGGCTGAGACCTGCCCCATGCCCACTAAAACACACCGGAAGAATACCCCCACAAGAGCCAACTAAGCACGCCCAGTGTCTTGCCATGAGTTGTGGAGGCTCTGAGCCTGTGCAGAGTTACACTGTGCGGGGTGGGCGCTCTTCTGCCTAGTCAGCCTCCAGATGCATTGggccttcaatagggttgccaacctccaggtactaactggagatctcctgctattacaactgatctccagccaatagagattcgtttgcctggagaaaatggcagctttggcaatcggactctatggcatcgaagtccctccctgccccaaaccacgccctcctcagtctccaccccaaaaaacttcctgccagtggcaaagagggacctggcaaaccttcAAGGAGACACCATGCCAAGTCACACAGGTGAGTTCATTTGGCCAGCAAGCATCACATTTGAATCAAACCTCAGAGAACCCAGAATGAACCAAACTCTCCCTTTCATGcagctgtgaacacatgaagctacttgaCAATGAGTGAGACTACTTGACAGTGAATGAGACCATCGGCCCCtcaaaagtcagttttgtctactcaagctggtagcagctctccagggtctcaggcagaggggggACTGAACGCGTGGGACCTCCTGTGCCCTAAGCAGACGCTTTACCGCCCAGCCACAGCTTCCAGAGGCCCACACTCTCCGTGCCTTGAAACCGTGGCATGCCAAGCAGCAGATCCTACAGAAATCCTGCCAGCCACACAGCAAGTAAAGGCACAAAAAAATCCCGTGAGGACAAACAGCACAGGGCCGTTCCAGATGCATACCAATGAGCTCTAAACACGGGACTCCCAGCGCACGTCTGAAGGGCCTCACTCCCtgctaggttgccaggtcccttttcgccaccggtgggaggttttgggggcggagcctgaggagggcagagtttggggaggggcttcaatggcatgggccatttatgcatggtcaattttgatgctcacgcaaatcttttttaaaatgcgactttaaaaatgcctattcagtcCTGACACAAAAgcagaaattccaccacccccactcgcctgctccttcgttactgtttgcatatccattagcatGTGCGCAGCTAATGCacggctgtgattctgcatgcttccttcaggagATTCTTCCCTGCGGGGACGGAGCAAATACCAAAGgctgtgttaaaggggctcttaagtaatgcgaagcaggtatgcaccggcttcgtagtcacttccggaatgacatttcggcgtgaaaaactcaaaaatatatgcggggcacttcagcctggaaagcactgctaatgaccaagcataaatggccctagagtccaattgccaaagggccatttcCTTCacggggaaccaatctctattggctggagatcagttgtaatagtgggagatctccagccagtacctggaggttggcaaccctagtctatatGCTTTCAAGTCATGCTGGCCCCATTCACATTGCCGTTCTAAAACAATTGTTATCTGTTGTTGGCCTGATTCCGAGTAAAGCAACATTGGGATGGAGGCTTCATACAGCGTATTTAAtggggtcgccaggtccctcttcaccaccggtgggaagtttctggggcagagcctgaggagggtggggtttggggagaaacttcaatgccatagagtccaattgccaaagggccatttccttcaggggcaATCCATCTCtacgggctggagatcagttgtaacagtgggagatctccagccagtacctggaggttggcacccctaggctGCACCCATTCCCACGTCAGAGGTCCAAAAGCggggtcgccagctccgggttgggaaacagctggagattcagggggagggtttggagaggggagggacttcaatgccatagagtccaattgccaaagggtcATTTCCTTTagggggaaccaatctctatcggctggagctcagttgtaacagtgggagatctccagccagtacccgGAGGGTGGCACCCCTAGGCTGCACCCATCCCCGTGTCAGAGGTCCAAAAGTggggtcgccagctccgggttgggaaacagctggagatctggggggtggggtttgaagaggggagggccttcaatgccatagagtccaattgccaaagggccatttccttcagggggaaccaatctctatcggctggagatcagttgtaatagcgggagatcttcagccagtacctggaggccggCACCCCTAGGCTGCACCCATCCCTGCGTCAGAGGTCCAAAAgcagggtcgccagctccgggtcgggaaacagctggaggtttggggggcggggtttggagaggggagggacttcaatgccatagagtccaattgccaaagggccatttcCTTTAGGGGGAacccatctctatcggctggagctcagctgtaacagcgggagatctccagccagtacccggaggttggcacccctaggccGCACCCATCCCCGCGCCAGAGGTCCAAGAGCggggtcgccagctccgggtcgggaaacagctggaggtttggggggcggggtttggagaggggagggccttcaatgccatagagtccaattgccaaagggccatttccttcagggggaaccgatctccatcggctggagctcagctgtaatagcaggagatctccagccagtacctggaggctggcacccctaggcTGCACCCATCCCTGCGTCAGAGGTCCAAAAGCggggtcgccagctccgggttgggaaacagctggaggtttggggggcgggggttggagaggggagggacttcaatgccatagagtccaattgccaaagggccatttcCTTCAGGCTGCACCCATCCCCACGTCAGAGGTCCAAAAGCggggtcgccagctccgggtcgggaaaccgctggagatctggggggcggggtttggggcgggggtgCCTTCCACGCCACAGAGTCCCATGGCCCAATTCTTGCTCCCCGCGGGCGGGAGGCCCGGGGGCGGCGCCGCTAGTCCCTGCAGAAGACGTACTCGGTGTAGCTGGTCCAGATCTTGTCGTCGGCGGGCCCGCCCAGCTCGGGGGCGAAGGCGCAGGTGCCGGTGGAGGAGCAGGCGGCCATGCGGAAGCCCGCCTCGCCCAGCCGGTCGAAGGCCTGCTCCAGGAAGTTGAACTTGAGGTAGTAGCGGGCGGTGTAGCGCTCGGGGGGCCGGTCGGGGTCGCGGCTCTCGTTGAGCGTCTCGCCGAAGACCTCCTTGGCCAGCGCCGTCTTGCCGCACACCGTGATGCGCGCCACGCGGCGGAACTTGGCGTCCGCCTGCGCCTCCCGCCCCATCGTGTACGAGCCCCGGTAGCCCACCGTGATGTAGCCCGAGCGGCGACCCCCGCCGtccagggagagcgaggcggccagCAGCGGCGGCCCCGACGGGCTGCGGCCGGCGGGGGGCTCCGGCTCCGGCTCTCCCGGCCCCGGAGGGTCGTCGGCGCCCAGGGAGGCGCCGCGCAGCAGGGCGGCGCAGCGGGGCGCCGGGGGGTCGCCGTCGGCCAGGCGCCGGGCCAGCTCGGGCAGCTGGAAGTACTCGGCCTCCCGCTGCAGGCGGCGGCGCTCGGGGAAGCGCTCGGGCAGCACCAGCTGGCGGTCGCGGAGGTAGTCCAGCACGTAGCGGAAGAGGAAGCCGTCGCGGTCCACGAAGAAGCGGCCCTTGGCGTCGCGGGGCAGCGCGGCGGCGGCGTCGGGCCGCGAGAAGAGGCGGCCCAGCAGCGAGCCCGGCGCCGAGAGCACCGTCCCGCGGCGGGTCACGTACACCTGCCCGCCCACGTTCAGCTCCACCAGCTCCGGCAGGGACGAGACCCCCGACGGCGACGGCGCCGACCCcgacgcctcctcctcctcctcgggcggCTGGGGCTGCGAGCGGGCCCCGCCGCCCCGcagggagccgccgccgccgccgccgccgggcagcCCCCGAGCGCTGTCGGCCAAGGCCATGGCGAGCCCCCGCCCCGTCGGGGTCCTCTGCCCTCCGGCTGCCGGCCCGAGTCTGGCGACgctgcagggaggagggagggagggggggccgAGCGCCGCGGCTCCCCTTCGTCTGCCGGCTCCCGGGCGCCGGCTGGCAGCGAGCGGGGCTGCGCTTATGTACCGCCCCGCTGCAGGCTCgcggctggaggggggggggaaggaggcaggcgGTGGGCTGAGACCGAAGCGAGGcccggcctcccccctccccacctccccgtCTTTCCCCCAATGGCGAGGGAGACCGGCCGcggaggcccctcccctcttctggaTCCcccggtttggggagggggggctgcggAGAGATCCCAATTCGTGGCCAACCCGCCGCCGAGCAACCGCGGAGCTCAATGCCTGGGAGGCTTTGCCGCGGTCTAGGTGcccgtttcccccatctgaattctccaaactcggCATGGGGGCTTagtgtcatttatgcatggaggttttcgatttgcccctctctagatgcccatttccccccatcggaattctccaaactctgcacggggggcttgtTTTGAGTCGtttgtgcctgggaggttttgctttggatttgcctcgCTAGATCCACATTCCCCaacccccatctgaattctccaaactctgcttgggggcttGTTTTgagtcatttatgcctgggaggcttTGCTTTAGATTTGCCTCTCTCGATCCacattcccccacccacccccatctgaattctcaaaactctgcacggggggcttattgtcatttatgcatggaggttttcgatttgcccctctctagatgcccatttccccccatctgaattctccaaactctgcacgggggcttgttttgagtcgtttatgcctgggaggttttgctttggatttgcctcgCTAGATCCACATTCCCCaacccccgtctgaattctcaaaactctgcatgggggcttgtttttcaGTTTAGATCATTTGGCTGGGGTAAccctgcatctagagagcggctcCCTGGACACGGCGCCCGGAGGGACTTAACCCATTGGGGGAGGATTGCGGGAGTGTCTTGAAGAGCCGGGATCCCCCGCGCCCTTACTTGGGAGTAATCCCTGCTGAATTCAACAAGGCATCCCAGGGCAAAGCCTTGGAGCTGCACACGTTCCCCACCAAACTGGATCcctagttgggggtggggggggggggctgcagagaGATCCAACTCTTGCAAAACCCGCCACCTGCCGCAGATCTCAGGTCAACCAGGTCTGCTTGGCTCCTTGAGCAGTTTAAGCCGTCGCTTTGCTGTTTGAGACTCTGGAACGGCTCCCTTGATGCAACACCCAGCAGGACTTAACCCATTGATGGAGGATTGCGGGAGTGTCTTGAAGGGCCAGGATCCCGCGCGCCCTTACTTGGGAGTAATCCCTGCTGAATTCAACAAAGGTGTCCCAGGGCAGTGCGTTGGAGCTGCACGCGTCCCCGCCCAAAGCAGGCTACTGTTGTCATCTTCACTTACTCTGGAGTagccccatgggggggggggaacaggtctAGAGCAATCTGGTGTGTGATGAATAGAAACTGGTCCGAATCAGCCGCATGAACTGCAAGGTGTTTGTAACTTTATCTAGCTCCAAAGTCCACAGCATATAAGGGCAAGGGGAATTTCTTCTAAGAGTAGCCCTATAGAAACTAAAGAAGAGTGGCTGgtgtgaaaatgggggggggatcagagtGGATTTGAtccactgctgcaaagaaaagacagACACATCAGTCGGACAGATGGGATTCGGTGGAACGCCAGGGCGAGTGAAGGCAAAGGGACGAACCCGCTTACAGGATGCAGAGCCAACCTCTGGCTCTTGACATATCCCCCTGAAGCTGCTTCCTTTGGCAATGGCCATTGTGAAGCCGCCTTGGCTGCTGCAGAATAAGCAACTCCTCGCAGGGAGAGCGTCATCATCCTCAGGCAGCAGAGCCGACACCTGAGTCCCGGCAAGGTCCTCTTCAGCCACTGCAGCCCAATCTCTGAGCCACTGCCTCTGGAGCAATCTCTCCGACATGGAGGCTGTTCTTACACAGCCTGCGGGTTTTGCAAGCGGAAGCCTCGCTCCGGTTTGGGGAAgccaaaaaaaatgtgtttttctcaTCTCCAGCCAGACTTCCTTTTATGTTGAAGTTGCAAAATTGCATCTTCTGCTTATCCTCTGTTCTTTTATTTGcacgcttctctcccccccccccccagtaaacagATTTTTATAAAAGTTTCTCAGGGAGAATGGAAGACCCCTGTTGCATGCTAGGTGTCTATTCATCAATCATTTTACATAGCCCTCCAAAATCTTATTCGCTCCATTTGGCAAAAATCCCCCATGTTCTCTGATTCTTCCTCTGTCTTAATTAGTGCAGCGTCTTGTACTAATTCAAAGGAACGGCTGTCTTTCCTCACAGCCGGTTCTGCAGCAAACGGTTATTGCCGTTGTCGGCTGATCTGTAAAAACACATTACTAACTATTCACATCTCTGGGATTACTTTGGAGTCGGCTGCTTGGGCGCTGCAGAGTAATGTTGCAGCCAGCCATTTAGTAGTGGAATACTATTAAAAACACCTACTTTTGAAAAGATGAGGCTCCCGAGAGTTTGCGAGCACACGGATGTGTCTAAGCAGCTATTAATATTGTTCTCCAAGTGTTCCTCTGTGGCAGATGCTAAATATGTTTACTCAAAATTAGTCCCATTGAGTTCGGTTGCGTTCTAGTGTACTGAAAAATGTAGTCAAGATTACTTTCTTTTAAAAGGGCAAGGTTTGCTGTCACGGACGGTGTCGTGGGGAGGAACCATCTTTAggggtagagctagggttgccaattccatgttgggaaattcctggagatttgagggtagagcctggggagttTGGGGATATAAATCCATAGAGTCTCTGCtccatagagccagcgtggtgtagtggttaagagcagtggtttggagcagtggactctgatctggagaaccgggtttgattccccgctcctccacatgagctgcagacactaatctggtgaaccgggttgattctcccttaagtggtagagaaagtcagcgtataaaaaccgactcttcttcttcctctggtggtactgatctttgtaatctggagatcagttgtaattctaggagctcTACAGGCCCTACCTGAGGTTGGAAACCCTCGGTTGATGACATActtttgcatacagaagatcctAAATTCTAACCTCATGGTCTCTCTCTACTGTCAGCTGATGGCAGTTAGAGTAAGCAATACTGACCGGGTCTGAGCGGGTATAAGGCAGCGATTCCCAAACTGTGGTTCAGGACCCAAAAGCAGGTGACAATTCTGTTGCAGGTGAGTCAGGAGGCCAAGAGAGAGGAGTTGGCGGGAGAGGAGGTTTGGGGCAGGGCCGTTCAGTAGTAAATTTGGGCTTTCTTCTACATAATGGGTGAAAGGCCATAAAAGGCAACCTGTTGCTAAGAAGCGCTAACTGTTTATAAAGACTAAGCATGAAAAAGAAACTATGAACTTGTTTAGCATTAAACGTGATGTGGCATTCTTGCATTTTATgttagggagggggaaagggaggttaCTTTGTTGAGGGGGGTTGTTTGTTGGTTGTTGGgagtttttgccatcaagtcaccgccaacttatagtgaccccacaggtttttcaaggcaacagacattcacaggtggtttgccattgccgacctctgcgtagcagccctggactttcttggtggtctcacatccaagtgctaaccagggctgaccctgcttaatttccaagatctgatgccttggctatccaggtcatgacGACACAACCTTTGTGTGTGTCacgggctgtcaagtcacagctgaattatggcaaccccgttgggttttcaaggcaagagacgttcagaggtggtttgccattgcctgtctctgagtagtgaccctgggcttccttggtggtctcccatccaggtacaaaccagggccaatcctgcttagcttctgagatcagacgagattgGGCTAACAAGGGCCCCCAAAATAGAGTGGGTTTATAAGTGAGTCCCACTTCAGAAATTGAGGTATAAAGCCACCTCTTTTGGTCAAATTTATTTGCAGTATAAGAGCTTCCAGCAGAAATCTACCACAAGAGTCCTCTTCCCACTGTGTCTCTGAATGAAACCCTTATCTCGCCAGAAACTCTTTATCTGGACAGAAGGATGCAGCCTCCTCGGCTTCTCTGAAGCGCCCCCTGCACCAAAGAGGGAGAGCAAACCCAGGATCGCCTCTAGGCTTTGAGGAAGCTCTGCTGGTCAGTTTCAGTTTAAAAAGAAGAGAGTCAGCAAGAGGAAGTGGTTTCCAAAACCAGAGGGCATATTGCAGAACAAACTCTGCAGTCAGCtacatttatgcacggctgtttcgtcgcggtcccccccaccccgccgactactttggggctttgctttttcTATGCTTGCATCTTCCggtcgtcagaggtcgccttggtctccctgcgcgtttctgtgcgttttgtccacattttctggatttgtgttgggccagcatccagaaaacacacttcgtagagcgaggtgacttctgacagtcagaaactgcgtgcatagtcaaagcaaagccccgaagtagttggtggggtgaccgcaaggaaacagccatgcataaatggccaaagtgtatTTATGTCCAAGGACCAATATTTTAGGTGAAACAGGATCTGTGGGGCCACTAACTAAAGTTGCTACTTCTTTAACAAACTGATGTTCTCTGCTGTGTCTtcagaagcattaaaaaaaacccaaagctgTTCTTGGCATTTCTTACTGTCACGGACCATTCTGCAAGGCCAGTAAAAACAGGTCggcaatctttccaaaaagatcccCTTTCAAGAAAATGGAGGAGCACAAAGGGGTATTTCCTGACTGGCGCTCGAGAAAGGAAAAGCGTAAATAAGGCCATTATATTTAATTGAGCTGGAGCCACACAATGAATATGGCAGGAGACAGGAATATTGAACAGCAGACTTGTAGAGCAGAGCTTTTCTTTACTTGCGTATGTAATCCCGTAATGTGTTACAGGATTACCAGCCTATTGAAAGACAGCTGTCGAGCTGCCTTTTAGTAATGAGCTCCCACATCCTTTGCTTTGTGGCACTAGTTGTTTCCCAGGTACCTTTCTATGCCTCTCTTCCTCCAGGGTCCAACGACAGATATTTCCCAGAAGTCCTGCTTTTAATGCGCTAGTTGACCTTTGAGGATGTGGAAACTGCCTAGAGGATTTGTGTTGCTCTTAACAACCTTTTGGCCTCCTCTTGTACAAAGTGTCCGCATGCTGAGGCGGACCACTGGTCCGttgaggccagtattgtctactccgccAGTGCTTTAGGGCAGAGGGCTTTGCCAGCCCTGAGATAGTATAATTTGACACGCCAAGGAGTGAACCCCAGGACTATCTGCATGCCCTTCAGTGCAGTTTCTCCTCAAGCAGATAGTTACAGAAACTAAGTAAGttacaagggaggggctgtggctcagtggtagagtagatgatgtgaaagaccctctgcctgagaccctggacagccatggaggggggggggatgttcagtgg contains:
- the KCTD12 gene encoding BTB/POZ domain-containing protein KCTD12; the encoded protein is MALADSARGLPGGGGGGGSLRGGGARSQPQPPEEEEEASGSAPSPSGVSSLPELVELNVGGQVYVTRRGTVLSAPGSLLGRLFSRPDAAAALPRDAKGRFFVDRDGFLFRYVLDYLRDRQLVLPERFPERRRLQREAEYFQLPELARRLADGDPPAPRCAALLRGASLGADDPPGPGEPEPEPPAGRSPSGPPLLAASLSLDGGGRRSGYITVGYRGSYTMGREAQADAKFRRVARITVCGKTALAKEVFGETLNESRDPDRPPERYTARYYLKFNFLEQAFDRLGEAGFRMAACSSTGTCAFAPELGGPADDKIWTSYTEYVFCRD